Proteins from a genomic interval of Desulfovibrio piger:
- the rnpA gene encoding ribonuclease P protein component, translating into MAERLFLPRQSRIRKQAEYSACYERGRRYHTEHFLVFVRPRENGACTRMGMAVSRKVGKAVTRNRVKRLLREFFRLHRALLPEHLDIVAVAKKHTGAADLSQDRVNAQLLPLLQRLPGLHPARNNGGRNRD; encoded by the coding sequence ATGGCCGAACGCCTTTTTCTGCCCCGCCAGAGCCGCATCCGCAAACAAGCGGAGTATTCCGCGTGCTACGAGCGGGGCAGGCGTTACCATACGGAGCATTTCCTTGTTTTTGTACGGCCCCGCGAAAACGGGGCCTGTACGCGTATGGGCATGGCTGTATCCCGCAAGGTGGGCAAAGCGGTCACGCGCAACCGGGTCAAACGTCTGCTGCGGGAATTCTTTCGCCTGCACCGGGCACTTTTGCCCGAACATCTGGATATCGTCGCTGTGGCCAAAAAGCACACCGGCGCGGCGGACCTGAGCCAGGACCGCGTCAACGCCCAGCTGCTGCCGCTGCTGCAGCGCCTGCCGGGCCTGCACCCGGCCAGGAACAACGGCGGCCGGAACAGGGACTAG
- the rpmH gene encoding 50S ribosomal protein L34 has product MKRTYQPSKVRRARTHGFRARMATPSGRAILRRRRAKGRKHLSA; this is encoded by the coding sequence ATGAAGAGAACATACCAGCCCAGTAAAGTCAGAAGAGCCCGCACCCACGGTTTCCGCGCCCGCATGGCCACCCCCAGCGGCCGCGCCATCCTGCGCCGTCGTCGCGCCAAGGGTCGCAAGCATCTGAGCGCCTAG
- a CDS encoding HlyD family secretion protein — MNSLKPGFADELLKLALYDRLLALFRLSPWIILGMLLLVILFFLLNFNRLESGKRIQETDNAYTQLDRVVLEAKVNGYVAQVGFGDFQQVKAGDVLLRVQDADYRARTDQARAVRDKSAANLERLDLEIGLQEACIRQARVAAENAAARLDLASRENARVQKLFKCNAVSTREADSAEINLRTAQHSHREALAEVRVQERKLELQKADRQLREADLRAAEAQLQSALIDLGHTIITAPGNGHTGARKIQVGDLVREGMQVASLVLDMPPYIVANYKETQIGNIRAGQPVEILIDTFPGHTFKGHVESISPATGATFSLLPKDTSSGNFTKVVQRIPVRIAFEPGQERLPEIRSGMSVITRIDTGSAQTGA, encoded by the coding sequence ATGAACAGCCTCAAACCCGGTTTTGCCGACGAACTGCTGAAGCTGGCCCTGTATGACCGCCTGCTGGCCCTTTTCCGGCTCTCGCCGTGGATCATCCTGGGCATGCTGCTGCTCGTCATCCTTTTCTTCCTGCTGAACTTCAACCGGCTGGAGAGCGGCAAGCGCATCCAGGAGACGGACAATGCCTACACCCAGCTCGACCGCGTGGTGCTGGAGGCCAAGGTCAACGGCTATGTGGCCCAGGTGGGCTTTGGCGATTTCCAGCAGGTGAAGGCCGGGGACGTGCTCCTGCGCGTGCAGGATGCCGACTACCGGGCCCGCACGGATCAGGCCCGGGCCGTCAGGGACAAGAGCGCCGCCAACCTGGAGCGTCTTGATCTGGAGATAGGTTTGCAGGAGGCCTGCATCCGGCAGGCCCGCGTGGCTGCGGAAAATGCGGCGGCACGTCTCGATCTGGCCAGCCGCGAGAACGCCCGCGTGCAGAAGCTCTTCAAATGCAACGCCGTCTCCACCCGTGAGGCGGACTCGGCCGAGATCAATCTGCGCACGGCCCAGCACAGCCACCGCGAGGCCCTGGCCGAAGTCCGGGTACAGGAACGCAAGCTCGAACTGCAAAAGGCGGACAGGCAGCTGCGCGAGGCTGACCTCCGGGCCGCGGAAGCCCAGTTGCAGAGCGCCCTCATCGACCTGGGGCACACCATCATCACCGCCCCGGGCAACGGACACACCGGTGCCCGCAAGATACAGGTGGGCGATCTGGTGAGGGAAGGCATGCAAGTCGCCTCGCTGGTGCTGGACATGCCCCCCTACATCGTGGCCAATTACAAGGAGACCCAGATAGGCAACATCCGGGCTGGGCAGCCCGTGGAGATCCTCATCGACACCTTCCCCGGCCACACCTTCAAGGGCCATGTGGAGAGCATCTCGCCCGCCACCGGGGCCACCTTCTCCCTGCTGCCCAAGGACACCTCGTCCGGCAACTTCACCAAGGTCGTCCAGCGCATCCCGGTGCGCATCGCCTTCGAGCCCGGGCAGGAGCGCCTGCCGGAGATCCGCTCCGGCATGTCGGTCATCACCCGCATCGACACCGGCAGCGCGCAGACGGGAGCCTGA
- a CDS encoding MFS transporter yields the protein MDTRKHLLPPLSGSQAGILVAICLAAAMTTFHGRLLISSLPDLRGIWGLSYDEGSVISTVASASQLILAPILPFFLTALGLRRLLLPLSLGFVCVAFCIPFISGYENLLVAHALMGLLIGSFVTATIQIMLKHLPPPWWVVVLAFFTFHVSLGINSGVSPGAFYLEYMGWQWIYWQSGLIMFVYFVLLQRHLPPDTPIRELLHKPDYSGMAFYCLSAVLIYAGLDQGERLGWFDSGIITVFLAGGIVSFLLFLANEALVERPWAPPRLFADFNIIMSVGMVIIYIFILSANSLLITLFLDTVHDLRPLQSGLPLLLVALLQLLATPFCAFLVLKADTRLLCATGVLLMGLACYQGTFITADWVAADFFPMAILFAIGHPLVFLSLMAFCMACFTAKTAVGLLAYIQVSRISTPIAGNALFQLLIRQREDLYFSQTGSRLTGDAPAVARFLDSGGSLDQLGQQLQTDAFILGINDVFALCVCIALGTMLLLAFVKAMKPTPVSPVDLGTPGN from the coding sequence ATGGATACGCGCAAACATCTTCTTCCTCCACTGAGCGGAAGTCAGGCAGGTATACTTGTTGCCATCTGTCTTGCCGCAGCCATGACGACATTTCATGGCCGTCTTCTTATCTCATCGCTGCCTGATTTGCGTGGTATATGGGGATTATCTTATGATGAAGGCTCCGTCATCAGTACCGTTGCATCAGCATCACAGCTCATCCTCGCACCCATACTGCCCTTTTTCCTGACAGCGCTGGGCCTGCGGCGTCTGCTCCTGCCGCTTTCCCTCGGCTTCGTCTGCGTCGCTTTCTGCATCCCCTTCATCTCCGGCTACGAGAACCTGCTCGTGGCCCACGCCCTCATGGGGTTGCTCATCGGCTCCTTCGTGACGGCCACCATACAGATCATGCTCAAACATCTGCCGCCGCCGTGGTGGGTGGTGGTACTGGCCTTTTTCACCTTCCATGTCTCCCTGGGCATCAATTCCGGCGTCTCGCCGGGGGCCTTTTATCTGGAATATATGGGCTGGCAATGGATCTACTGGCAGTCCGGGCTCATCATGTTCGTCTATTTCGTCCTGCTCCAGCGCCATCTGCCCCCGGATACGCCCATCAGGGAGCTGCTGCACAAGCCGGACTATTCCGGCATGGCCTTCTATTGCCTGAGCGCCGTCCTCATCTATGCCGGGCTGGATCAGGGCGAACGCCTGGGCTGGTTCGATTCCGGCATCATCACGGTGTTCCTGGCCGGCGGTATCGTCAGCTTCCTCCTTTTCCTCGCCAACGAGGCGCTGGTGGAACGCCCCTGGGCCCCGCCCCGGCTGTTCGCGGACTTCAACATCATCATGTCCGTGGGCATGGTCATCATCTATATATTCATCCTCTCCGCCAATTCCCTGCTCATCACCCTGTTCCTGGACACGGTGCACGATCTGCGGCCCCTGCAAAGCGGCCTGCCCCTGCTGCTGGTGGCCCTGCTGCAGCTGCTGGCCACGCCCTTCTGTGCCTTTCTGGTGCTCAAGGCGGACACGCGCCTGCTCTGCGCCACGGGCGTCCTGCTCATGGGGCTGGCCTGCTATCAGGGCACCTTCATCACCGCGGACTGGGTGGCCGCCGACTTTTTCCCCATGGCCATCCTGTTCGCCATCGGGCACCCGCTGGTCTTCCTTTCCCTGATGGCCTTCTGCATGGCCTGCTTCACGGCCAAGACCGCCGTGGGCCTGCTGGCCTATATCCAGGTCTCGCGCATCTCCACGCCCATCGCGGGCAATGCCCTGTTCCAGCTGCTCATCCGGCAGCGGGAGGATCTGTACTTCAGTCAGACAGGCAGCCGCCTGACCGGCGACGCCCCGGCCGTGGCCCGTTTTCTGGACAGCGGCGGCTCGCTGGACCAGCTCGGACAACAGTTGCAGACCGATGCCTTCATCCTGGGGATCAACGATGTCTTTGCCCTCTGCGTCTGCATCGCTCTGGGCACCATGCTGCTGCTGGCCTTCGTCAAGGCCATGAAACCAACGCCGGTCAGCCCCGTGGATCTGGGCACGCCGGGAAACTGA
- the thrB gene encoding homoserine kinase, with protein MSTPEHLLPPPPACPCVVLIGMAGAGKSTVGMALAQTLGWAFMDSDYLMEALYADRLQSVTDALSKEAFLDLEAVVLGSIRVQRTVIATGGSAVYRPQAMAHLATLGPVVFLDVPLEAIEERIARNPDRGLAIAPGQTLADIFYEREALYNHYATLRCDARQKTPQQCARWIAEHLPPLPGLPTA; from the coding sequence ATGTCCACGCCAGAACATCTGCTGCCCCCGCCGCCCGCCTGTCCCTGTGTGGTCCTCATCGGCATGGCCGGCGCGGGAAAATCCACTGTGGGCATGGCCCTGGCCCAGACCCTGGGCTGGGCCTTCATGGACAGCGACTATCTTATGGAAGCCCTGTACGCCGACCGCCTGCAGTCCGTCACCGACGCCCTGAGCAAGGAGGCCTTCCTGGATCTGGAAGCCGTGGTCCTGGGCTCCATCCGCGTCCAGCGCACGGTCATCGCCACGGGCGGCAGCGCCGTCTACCGGCCGCAGGCCATGGCACATCTGGCCACTCTGGGGCCCGTGGTCTTCCTGGACGTACCGCTGGAGGCCATCGAAGAGCGCATCGCCCGCAATCCCGACCGCGGCCTGGCCATCGCCCCGGGGCAGACCCTGGCCGACATTTTTTATGAGCGCGAGGCCCTCTACAACCACTACGCCACCCTGCGCTGTGACGCCCGCCAGAAGACGCCCCAGCAGTGTGCCCGCTGGATCGCCGAGCATCTTCCTCCCCTGCCCGGCCTGCCCACGGCCTGA